One genomic segment of Pseudomonas sp. p1(2021b) includes these proteins:
- the parE gene encoding DNA topoisomerase IV subunit B — MANPSASAYNADAIEVLSGLDPVRKRPGMYTDTSRPNHLAQEVIDNSVDEALAGHARSVQVILHADHSLEVCDDGRGMPVDIHPEEGVSGVELILTKLHAGGKFSNKNYQFSGGLHGVGISVVNALSTQVRVRVKRDGNEYQMTFADGFKASELEVVGTVGKRNTGTSVYFSPDPKYFDSAKFSVSRLKHVLKAKAVLCPGLLVSFEDKASGEKVEWHYEDGLRSYLVDSVSEFLRLPDEPFCGSLAGNKEAVDWALLWLPEGGDSVQESYVNLIPTAQGGTHVNGLRQGLLDAMREFCEFRNLLPRGVKLAPEDVWERITFVLSMKMQEPQFSGQTKERLSSREAAAFVSGVVKDAFSLWLNAHPELGMQLAELAISNAGRRLKASKKVERKRITQGPALPGKLADCAGQDPMRAELFLVEGDSAGGSAKQARDKEYQAILPLRGKILNTWEVDGGEVLASQEVHNIAVAIGVDPGAADLSQLRYGKICILADADSDGLHIATLLCALFVQHFRPLVEAGHVYVAMPPLYRIDLGKEIYYALDEAERDGILDRLVAEKKRGKPQVTRFKGLGEMNPPQLRETTMDPNTRRLVQLTLDDVQGTTEIMDMLLAKKRAGDRKSWLETKGNLAEVLV; from the coding sequence ATGGCCAATCCCAGCGCTAGCGCCTATAACGCAGACGCCATCGAAGTCCTCTCGGGCCTTGACCCGGTCCGCAAGCGGCCGGGCATGTACACCGATACCAGCCGGCCGAACCACCTGGCCCAGGAAGTCATCGACAACAGTGTCGACGAAGCTCTGGCTGGCCACGCACGCTCGGTGCAGGTGATCCTTCATGCCGACCATTCCCTGGAAGTGTGCGACGACGGTCGCGGCATGCCAGTGGACATCCACCCCGAAGAGGGTGTGTCCGGGGTCGAGCTGATCCTCACCAAGCTGCACGCCGGCGGCAAGTTCTCCAACAAGAACTACCAGTTCTCCGGCGGCCTGCACGGCGTCGGCATCTCGGTGGTCAACGCCCTGTCGACCCAGGTCCGCGTGCGGGTCAAGCGCGATGGCAACGAATACCAGATGACCTTCGCCGATGGCTTCAAGGCCAGCGAGCTGGAGGTGGTCGGCACGGTGGGCAAGCGCAACACCGGCACCAGCGTGTACTTCAGCCCCGACCCCAAATACTTCGACTCGGCCAAGTTCTCCGTCAGCCGCCTCAAGCATGTGCTCAAGGCCAAGGCGGTGCTCTGCCCGGGCCTGCTGGTCAGCTTCGAGGACAAGGCCAGCGGCGAGAAGGTCGAGTGGCACTACGAGGACGGCCTGCGTTCCTACCTGGTCGACTCGGTCAGCGAGTTCCTGCGCCTGCCCGACGAGCCGTTCTGCGGCAGCCTGGCTGGCAACAAGGAGGCTGTGGACTGGGCCCTGCTATGGCTGCCGGAGGGCGGCGACAGTGTCCAGGAGAGCTACGTCAACCTGATCCCCACCGCCCAGGGCGGCACCCATGTCAACGGCCTGCGCCAGGGCCTGCTGGATGCGATGCGCGAATTCTGCGAGTTCCGCAACCTGCTGCCCCGGGGCGTCAAGCTGGCGCCTGAAGACGTGTGGGAGCGCATCACCTTCGTTCTGTCGATGAAGATGCAGGAGCCGCAATTCTCCGGCCAGACCAAGGAGCGCCTGTCGTCCCGCGAGGCGGCGGCGTTCGTCTCCGGCGTGGTCAAGGACGCCTTCAGCCTGTGGCTCAACGCCCACCCGGAACTGGGCATGCAGTTGGCGGAACTGGCCATCAGCAACGCCGGCCGGCGCCTGAAGGCGAGCAAGAAAGTCGAGCGCAAGCGCATCACCCAGGGCCCGGCGCTGCCAGGCAAACTGGCCGATTGCGCTGGGCAGGACCCGATGCGTGCCGAGCTGTTCCTGGTCGAGGGTGACTCGGCCGGCGGTTCGGCCAAGCAGGCGCGAGACAAGGAGTATCAGGCGATCCTGCCGCTGCGCGGGAAGATCCTCAACACCTGGGAAGTCGATGGCGGCGAGGTGCTGGCCAGTCAGGAGGTGCACAACATCGCCGTGGCCATCGGCGTGGACCCTGGTGCCGCCGACCTCTCGCAGCTGCGCTACGGCAAGATCTGCATCCTGGCCGATGCCGACTCCGACGGCCTGCACATCGCTACCTTGCTGTGCGCGCTGTTCGTCCAGCATTTCCGCCCGCTGGTGGAGGCCGGCCACGTCTATGTGGCCATGCCGCCGCTGTACCGCATCGACCTGGGCAAGGAAATCTACTACGCCCTGGACGAAGCCGAGCGCGATGGCATCCTCGATCGACTGGTCGCCGAGAAGAAGCGCGGCAAGCCGCAGGTCACCCGATTCAAGGGCCTGGGCGAGATGAACCCACCACAACTGCGCGAGACCACCATGGACCCGAACACCCGGCGCCTGGTGCAACTGACCCTGGACGATGTGCAGGGCACCACCGAGATCATGGACATGCTGCTGGCCAAGAAGCGCGCCGGTGATCGCAAGAGCTGG
- a CDS encoding YqiA/YcfP family alpha/beta fold hydrolase translates to MSGSILYIHGFNSSPLSKKARQLEAVMQALGLAGQLRVPALHHHPRQAIAQLEAAIAELGTPLLVGSSLGGYYATYLAERHGLKALLINPAVGPHRLFDGYLGTQRNLYTDESWELTLDHVQALAELEVPPPQDASRYQVWLQTADETLDYRQAERYYQACALRIQAGGDHSFQGFADRLPALLAFAGIARGQYATLDFSVF, encoded by the coding sequence ATGTCGGGTTCCATCCTCTATATCCATGGTTTCAACAGCTCGCCGCTGTCGAAGAAGGCACGCCAGCTCGAGGCGGTGATGCAGGCCCTGGGCCTGGCCGGGCAACTGCGCGTGCCGGCCTTGCATCATCACCCGCGCCAGGCCATCGCCCAGCTGGAAGCGGCCATCGCCGAGCTCGGTACCCCCTTGCTGGTGGGGAGTTCGCTCGGTGGCTACTATGCCACCTACCTGGCCGAGCGCCATGGCCTGAAGGCCCTGCTGATCAACCCGGCGGTCGGGCCGCACCGGCTGTTCGACGGCTACCTGGGTACCCAGCGCAACCTGTACACCGACGAATCCTGGGAACTGACCCTGGACCATGTACAGGCCTTGGCCGAACTCGAAGTGCCGCCGCCCCAGGACGCCAGCCGCTATCAGGTATGGTTGCAGACGGCCGACGAAACCCTGGACTATCGCCAGGCCGAACGCTATTACCAGGCTTGTGCCTTGCGTATCCAGGCCGGCGGCGACCACAGCTTCCAAGGCTTCGCCGACCGTCTGCCGGCCCTGCTGGCCTTCGCCGGCATTGCCCGCGGGCAGTATGCGACCCTCGATTTTTCTGTATTTTGA
- the cpdA gene encoding 3',5'-cyclic-AMP phosphodiesterase, with amino-acid sequence MPQPNHAQDPAPLHVVQLTDAHLFASPGGTLLGMNTRDSLRHVVEQVRREQPRIDLLLCTGDLSQDGSVASYEAFRHVSASLGAPSRWLPGNHDEARVMAEVAQGSDLVQAVTDLGAWRIVMLNSNVPDATHGWLADDQLAILDQALAAAGERHCLVCLHHQPVDIGCAWIAPIGLRNADELWARLHGYPQVKAVLWGHVHQPWDEQRDGIRLLATPSTCIQFAARSEDFQVSEEQPGYRWLRLHGDGRVETGVERARDFEVKLDFDSPGY; translated from the coding sequence TTGCCGCAGCCCAACCACGCCCAAGACCCGGCGCCGCTTCATGTGGTGCAACTGACCGATGCCCACCTGTTCGCCAGCCCTGGCGGCACCTTGCTGGGCATGAATACCCGAGACAGCCTGCGTCATGTGGTCGAACAGGTGCGCCGCGAGCAGCCGCGCATCGACCTGCTGCTGTGCACGGGCGACCTTTCCCAGGATGGCAGCGTTGCCTCCTACGAAGCTTTTCGACACGTGAGCGCTTCGCTTGGCGCACCGAGCCGCTGGCTCCCGGGCAACCATGACGAGGCCCGGGTGATGGCCGAGGTGGCCCAGGGAAGCGACCTGGTGCAGGCGGTGACCGACCTGGGTGCCTGGCGCATCGTCATGCTCAATTCGAACGTGCCCGATGCCACCCACGGTTGGCTCGCCGACGACCAGCTGGCCATTCTGGACCAGGCATTGGCCGCTGCCGGTGAGCGGCATTGCCTGGTGTGCCTGCATCATCAGCCGGTGGATATCGGTTGTGCCTGGATCGCCCCGATCGGGCTGCGTAATGCCGATGAACTGTGGGCGCGCCTGCATGGTTATCCACAGGTCAAGGCGGTGCTCTGGGGACATGTCCACCAGCCGTGGGATGAACAACGTGATGGTATCCGCCTGTTGGCCACGCCATCGACCTGCATCCAGTTCGCGGCCCGCAGCGAGGACTTCCAGGTCAGCGAGGAGCAGCCGGGTTATCGCTGGCTGCGCCTGCATGGCGATGGGCGGGTGGAGACGGGTGTTGAGCGGGCGCGGGATTTCGAGGTGAAGCTGGACTTCGACAGCCCGGGATACTGA
- a CDS encoding DUF1249 domain-containing protein: protein MEVNLLRERYRVDLAGLQAACEANYARLMRLLPDMRTTQSSRRIGMTQGDQMLGVLVLDVLLACPYTTTLRVRQEHSLPWLPVPHLEVQVYHDARMAEVVSAEHTRRLRSIYPYPNAAMHQPDEKAQLNLFLGEWLSHCLACGHELEAVR, encoded by the coding sequence GTGGAAGTGAACCTGTTGCGCGAGCGCTACCGGGTCGACCTGGCCGGGCTGCAGGCCGCCTGCGAGGCCAACTATGCCCGCCTGATGCGCCTGTTGCCGGACATGCGCACCACCCAGAGCTCGCGCCGCATCGGCATGACCCAGGGCGACCAGATGCTCGGCGTGCTGGTGCTCGATGTGCTGCTGGCCTGCCCGTACACCACCACCCTGCGGGTGCGCCAGGAGCACAGTCTGCCGTGGCTGCCGGTGCCGCATCTGGAGGTGCAGGTGTACCACGACGCGCGCATGGCCGAGGTGGTCAGTGCTGAACACACCCGGCGCCTGCGCAGCATCTACCCGTACCCCAACGCAGCGATGCACCAGCCGGACGAGAAGGCCCAGCTCAACCTGTTCCTGGGCGAATGGCTGAGCCACTGCCTGGCCTGTGGTCATGAACTGGAAGCCGTTCGCTGA
- a CDS encoding NUDIX domain-containing protein, which produces MSDTLNSQPKAVEIVERANCFQGFYRLDKLRLRHELFAGGLGREISRELFVRHDAVCVLPYDPLRDEVVLIEQFRVGAMGKVENPWLIEMVAGLIDKDEQPEEVAHREAEEEAGLTFSALWPMTRYFPSPGGSDEYVHLFLGRCSSEGAGGLHGLEEEGEDIRVRVWAFEDALQAVRDGRICNAATIIGLQWLALNRDEVRGMWK; this is translated from the coding sequence ATGTCAGACACGTTGAATTCGCAACCCAAGGCGGTCGAGATCGTCGAACGGGCCAATTGCTTCCAGGGCTTCTACCGGCTCGACAAGCTGCGCCTGCGCCACGAACTGTTCGCCGGTGGCCTGGGCCGTGAGATCAGCCGCGAACTGTTCGTGCGCCACGACGCAGTCTGTGTGCTGCCGTACGACCCGTTGCGCGACGAAGTGGTGCTGATCGAGCAGTTCCGCGTCGGAGCCATGGGCAAGGTGGAAAACCCCTGGCTGATCGAGATGGTCGCCGGGCTGATCGACAAGGACGAGCAGCCCGAGGAGGTCGCTCACCGCGAGGCCGAGGAAGAAGCGGGCCTTACGTTCAGCGCGCTGTGGCCGATGACCCGTTACTTCCCATCCCCCGGTGGCAGCGACGAGTACGTGCACCTGTTCCTGGGACGTTGCAGCAGCGAAGGCGCTGGAGGGCTTCACGGTCTGGAGGAGGAGGGCGAGGACATCCGTGTACGCGTCTGGGCCTTTGAGGATGCCTTGCAGGCCGTGCGCGACGGGCGCATCTGCAACGCCGCGACCATCATCGGCCTGCAATGGCTGGCGCTGAACCGCGACGAAGTGCGAGGTATGTGGAAGTGA
- a CDS encoding RsiV family protein encodes MTLVKLTSVAVLAMALGACQSLFEPNYRAPLEVKRDAWEHVKPGCSESDCPLVNIDTIHFPALPKLDAIVEKRLLQLTEDNQRSSAPTSLQAYEQQYLASAEKRNSSYLQAKVREQHDGLVIIELSSYLDSGGAHGMPGRGFINYSRKLDKVLTLQDMLLPGQEDTFWKTVEESHRAWMISTGMDKDPEFAKTWPFRKSPHVALTYGAVVVKYEVYAIAPYSMGHIELKIPYPRLNGVLRPELFPGRG; translated from the coding sequence ATGACGCTTGTCAAACTGACTTCCGTGGCCGTGCTGGCAATGGCCCTGGGCGCCTGCCAGAGCCTGTTCGAGCCCAACTACCGAGCCCCGCTCGAGGTCAAGCGCGACGCCTGGGAACACGTCAAGCCCGGCTGCAGCGAGAGCGACTGCCCACTGGTGAACATCGACACCATCCACTTCCCGGCCCTGCCCAAGCTCGACGCCATCGTCGAAAAACGCCTGTTGCAGCTGACCGAAGACAACCAGCGCAGCAGCGCGCCCACTTCGTTGCAGGCCTACGAACAGCAGTACCTGGCCAGCGCCGAGAAGCGCAACAGCAGCTACCTGCAAGCCAAGGTACGCGAGCAGCATGACGGGCTGGTGATCATCGAGCTGTCCAGCTACCTGGACAGCGGCGGCGCCCACGGCATGCCCGGGCGCGGTTTCATCAACTACTCACGCAAGCTGGACAAGGTCCTGACCCTGCAGGACATGCTCCTGCCAGGCCAGGAAGACACCTTCTGGAAGACCGTGGAAGAGTCCCACCGCGCCTGGATGATCAGCACCGGCATGGACAAGGACCCGGAGTTCGCCAAGACCTGGCCGTTCCGCAAGTCCCCCCATGTGGCCCTGACCTACGGTGCGGTCGTGGTCAAGTACGAGGTCTATGCCATCGCGCCCTATTCCATGGGCCACATCGAGCTGAAGATTCCCTACCCGCGCCTGAACGGCGTGCTCAGGCCCGAGCTGTTTCCCGGCCGCGGCTGA
- the cytX gene encoding putative hydroxymethylpyrimidine transporter CytX produces the protein MSTPSHFSPDHPVPHSQRQFGARDLFSLWFSLGIGLMVLQVGALLAPGLGLSGAVLAIVLGTAVGVLLLAAAGVIGSDTGLSAMATLRLTLGRHGARLPALLNLLQLVGWGSFEIIVMRDAASLLGARAFGEGSAWTSPVLWTLCFGALATLLAVSGPLAFVRKVLRKWGIWLLLGACLWLTWNLFAKADLAGLWQRAGDGSLSLAVGFDIVIAMPLSWLPLIADYSRFGQRASRVFGGTALGFFIGNAWLMSLGVAYTLAFAPSGEVNALLLALAGAGLGIPLLLILLDESENAFADIHSAAVSTGLLVRLKVEHLALAIGVLCTLVALLAPLAQYQNFLLLIGSVFAPLFGVVLVDHFVVRRRQLPVLVAGLHWQALLAWAVGVAAYHLMANVAPELGATLPALLLAGGLHGLLSLSRGRETARA, from the coding sequence ATGAGCACACCCAGCCATTTCTCCCCGGACCATCCGGTCCCCCACAGCCAGCGCCAATTCGGTGCCCGCGACCTGTTTTCCCTCTGGTTCTCCCTCGGCATCGGCCTGATGGTCCTGCAGGTCGGTGCCCTGCTGGCGCCCGGCCTGGGCCTGTCGGGGGCGGTCCTGGCCATCGTCCTGGGCACGGCGGTCGGTGTACTGTTGCTGGCCGCCGCCGGGGTGATCGGCAGCGACACGGGCCTGTCGGCGATGGCCACCCTGCGCCTGACCCTGGGTCGCCATGGCGCGCGCCTGCCGGCGCTGCTCAACTTGCTGCAGCTGGTCGGCTGGGGCTCGTTCGAGATCATCGTCATGCGTGATGCCGCCAGCCTGCTGGGCGCTCGTGCCTTCGGCGAAGGCAGCGCCTGGACCAGCCCGGTGCTCTGGACCCTGTGCTTCGGCGCCCTGGCCACCTTGCTCGCCGTCAGCGGGCCGCTGGCCTTCGTGCGCAAAGTGCTGCGCAAATGGGGGATCTGGCTGCTGCTTGGCGCCTGCCTGTGGCTGACCTGGAACCTGTTCGCCAAGGCCGACCTGGCTGGGCTGTGGCAGCGGGCCGGCGATGGTTCGCTGTCGCTGGCGGTCGGTTTCGACATCGTCATCGCCATGCCGCTGTCGTGGTTGCCGCTGATCGCCGACTACTCGCGTTTCGGCCAGCGCGCCAGCCGTGTGTTCGGCGGCACGGCACTGGGCTTTTTCATCGGCAATGCCTGGCTGATGAGCCTGGGTGTGGCCTACACCCTGGCGTTCGCGCCCAGCGGTGAAGTCAATGCGCTGCTGCTGGCCCTGGCCGGAGCAGGGCTGGGCATTCCACTGTTGCTGATCCTGCTGGACGAATCGGAAAACGCCTTCGCCGATATCCATTCGGCGGCGGTGTCCACCGGCCTGCTGGTACGCTTGAAGGTCGAACACCTGGCCCTGGCCATCGGCGTGCTGTGTACCCTGGTCGCGCTGCTGGCGCCCTTGGCCCAATACCAGAACTTCCTGTTGCTGATCGGCTCGGTGTTCGCGCCGCTGTTCGGCGTGGTGCTGGTCGACCACTTCGTCGTTCGTCGGCGGCAGCTGCCGGTGCTGGTGGCCGGGCTACACTGGCAGGCACTGCTGGCCTGGGCGGTGGGCGTGGCGGCGTATCACCTGATGGCCAATGTCGCGCCGGAGCTGGGGGCGACCCTGCCAGCGCTGCTGCTGGCAGGGGGGCTGCATGGCCTGCTGAGCCTCAGCCGCGGCCGGGAAACAGCTCGGGCCTGA
- the thiC gene encoding phosphomethylpyrimidine synthase ThiC, which translates to MSQQEKSIHLSESAQVDQQSVQPFPRSRKVYVEGSRPDIRVPMREISLHDTPTDFGGEQNAPVLVYDTSGPYTDPNVVIDVRKGLGDVRSAWIEARGDTVRLDGLSSNFGQQRLNDADLAKLRFAHVRNPRRAKPGANVTQMHYARQGIITAEMEYVAIRENMKLQEARAAGLLDQQHAGHSFGASIPKEITPEFVREEIARGRAIIPANINHPELEPMIIGRNFLVKINGNIGNSALGSSIEEEVAKLTWGIRWGSDTVMDLSTGKHIHETREWIIRNSPVPIGTVPIYQALEKVGGVAEDLTWELFRDTLIEQAEQGVDYFTIHAGVLLRYVPLTAKRVTGIVSRGGSIMAKWCLAHHKENFLYTHFDEICEIMKAYDVSFSLGDGLRPGSIADANDAAQFGELETLGELTKIAWKHDVQCMIEGPGHVPMQLIKENMDKQLECCDEAPFYTLGPLTTDIAPGYDHITSGIGAAMIGWFGCAMLCYVTPKEHLGLPNKDDVKTGIITYKIAAHAADLAKGHPGAQIRDNALSKARFEFRWEDQFNLGLDPDTARAFHDETLPKESAKVAHFCSMCGPKFCSMKITQEVREYAANQRIEATDVSVEEGMREQAERFRQEGSQLYKKV; encoded by the coding sequence ATGAGCCAACAAGAAAAATCGATCCACCTCAGCGAGTCGGCGCAAGTCGACCAGCAGTCCGTGCAACCGTTCCCCCGTTCGCGCAAGGTCTATGTCGAAGGTTCGCGCCCCGACATCCGCGTGCCGATGCGTGAAATCAGCCTGCATGACACCCCCACCGATTTCGGCGGCGAGCAGAACGCCCCGGTGCTGGTCTATGACACCTCCGGGCCGTACACCGACCCGAACGTCGTCATCGATGTACGCAAGGGCCTGGGTGACGTCCGTTCGGCGTGGATCGAGGCTCGCGGCGACACCGTGCGCCTGGACGGCCTGAGCTCGAACTTCGGCCAGCAGCGCCTGAACGATGCCGACCTGGCCAAGCTGCGCTTCGCCCATGTGCGCAACCCGCGCCGTGCCAAGCCCGGTGCCAACGTCACCCAGATGCATTACGCGCGCCAGGGCATCATCACCGCCGAGATGGAATACGTCGCCATCCGCGAGAACATGAAGCTGCAGGAAGCCCGCGCCGCTGGCCTGCTCGACCAGCAGCATGCCGGCCATAGCTTCGGTGCCAGCATTCCGAAGGAAATCACCCCCGAGTTCGTCCGTGAAGAAATCGCCCGTGGCCGCGCGATCATTCCGGCCAACATCAACCACCCGGAGCTGGAGCCGATGATCATCGGCCGCAACTTCCTGGTGAAGATCAACGGCAACATCGGCAACAGTGCCCTGGGCTCCTCCATCGAGGAAGAAGTGGCCAAGCTGACCTGGGGCATTCGCTGGGGCTCGGACACGGTCATGGACCTGTCCACCGGCAAGCACATCCACGAGACCCGCGAATGGATCATCCGCAACTCGCCGGTGCCGATCGGTACCGTGCCGATCTACCAGGCCCTGGAAAAGGTCGGTGGCGTCGCCGAAGACCTGACCTGGGAGCTGTTCCGCGACACCCTGATCGAACAGGCCGAGCAGGGCGTGGACTACTTCACCATCCACGCAGGCGTGCTGCTGCGCTATGTGCCGCTGACCGCCAAGCGCGTGACCGGTATCGTCAGCCGCGGCGGCTCGATCATGGCCAAGTGGTGCCTGGCGCATCACAAGGAAAACTTCCTGTACACGCATTTCGATGAGATCTGCGAAATCATGAAGGCCTACGACGTCAGCTTCTCGCTGGGCGACGGCCTGCGCCCGGGCTCGATCGCCGATGCCAACGATGCGGCCCAGTTCGGTGAGCTCGAGACCCTGGGCGAGCTGACCAAGATCGCCTGGAAGCATGACGTGCAGTGCATGATCGAAGGCCCCGGCCACGTGCCGATGCAGCTGATCAAGGAGAACATGGACAAGCAGCTCGAGTGCTGCGACGAGGCGCCGTTCTATACCCTCGGCCCACTGACCACCGACATCGCACCGGGCTACGACCACATCACCTCCGGCATCGGTGCGGCGATGATCGGCTGGTTCGGCTGCGCCATGCTCTGCTACGTGACGCCCAAGGAACACCTGGGTCTGCCGAACAAGGATGACGTCAAGACCGGCATCATCACCTACAAGATCGCAGCCCATGCCGCTGACCTTGCCAAGGGCCACCCGGGCGCGCAGATCCGTGACAACGCGCTGTCCAAGGCGCGCTTCGAGTTCCGCTGGGAAGACCAGTTCAACCTCGGCCTGGACCCGGACACAGCCCGTGCGTTCCATGACGAAACCCTGCCCAAGGAGTCGGCCAAGGTGGCGCACTTCTGCTCGATGTGCGGGCCGAAGTTCTGCTCGATGAAGATCACCCAGGAAGTGCGCGAGTACGCCGCCAACCAGCGTATCGAGGCGACCGATGTCTCGGTGGAGGAGGGCATGCGCGAGCAGGCCGAGCGGTTCCGCCAGGAAGGCAGCCAGCTGTACAAGAAAGTCTAG
- a CDS encoding TolC family outer membrane protein has product MLRKLSLAIAVSCASNGVVWAVDVPTTVKTDLISVYQEAVDNNADLAAARADYGARREVVPQARAGLLPNLSAGAEMMNTRTKFDEPSVTSNRSGNSWNATLAQPIFRADRWFQLQAAEAVNEQAALELSATEQNLILQTAENYFAVLRAQDNLASTKAEEAAFKRQLDQSNERFDVGLSDKTDVLQSQASYDTARANRIIAERQVQDAFEALVTLTNREYASLQGVVHTLPVQVPTPNDAKAWVETAARQNLNLLATNHAVTAAEETLRQRKAGHAPTLDAVARYQKGDNDSLGFSNPQPGVRYSGDVEQTSIGLQLNIPIYSGGLTSSQVREAYQRLSQSEQQRESLRRQVVENTRNLHRAVNTDVEQVQARKQSIISNQSALEATEIGYQVGTRNIVDVLDAQRQLYTSVRDYNNSRYDYILDNLRLKQAAGTLSPQDLQDLGRYLKADYNPDKDFLPPDLAAAAAKNFERRP; this is encoded by the coding sequence ATGCTGCGCAAACTCTCACTGGCGATTGCCGTGTCTTGTGCGTCCAACGGAGTGGTCTGGGCAGTGGATGTGCCCACGACGGTGAAGACCGACCTGATCAGCGTCTACCAGGAAGCGGTCGACAACAACGCCGACCTTGCCGCCGCCCGTGCCGACTATGGCGCTCGCCGCGAAGTGGTGCCCCAGGCCCGTGCAGGGCTGCTGCCGAACCTGTCGGCCGGCGCCGAGATGATGAACACCCGCACCAAGTTCGATGAACCTTCGGTCACCTCCAACCGCAGCGGCAACTCGTGGAACGCGACCCTGGCGCAGCCGATCTTCCGCGCCGACCGCTGGTTCCAGCTACAGGCTGCCGAAGCGGTCAACGAGCAGGCCGCCCTGGAGCTTTCCGCGACCGAACAGAACCTGATCCTGCAAACCGCCGAAAACTATTTCGCGGTGCTGCGTGCCCAGGACAACTTGGCCTCGACCAAGGCCGAGGAAGCCGCCTTCAAACGCCAGCTGGACCAGTCCAACGAACGCTTCGACGTCGGACTTTCGGACAAGACCGACGTGCTGCAGTCACAGGCCAGCTACGACACCGCCCGGGCCAACCGGATCATCGCCGAGCGCCAGGTCCAGGACGCCTTCGAGGCCCTGGTGACCCTGACCAACCGCGAATACGCCTCGCTCCAGGGCGTGGTCCACACCCTGCCGGTGCAAGTGCCCACGCCCAACGACGCCAAGGCCTGGGTCGAGACTGCGGCACGGCAGAACCTCAACCTGCTGGCCACCAACCATGCCGTCACCGCCGCCGAGGAGACCCTGCGCCAGCGCAAGGCCGGCCATGCACCGACCCTGGATGCGGTGGCCCGTTACCAGAAGGGCGACAACGACAGCCTGGGCTTCTCCAACCCGCAGCCCGGCGTGCGCTACAGCGGCGATGTCGAGCAGACCAGCATCGGCCTGCAGCTGAACATCCCGATCTACAGCGGCGGCCTGACCAGCTCCCAGGTGCGCGAGGCCTACCAGCGCCTGAGCCAGAGCGAGCAGCAACGTGAAAGCCTGCGTCGCCAGGTGGTGGAAAACACCCGCAACCTGCACCGGGCGGTGAATACCGACGTGGAGCAGGTGCAGGCACGCAAGCAGTCGATCATCTCCAACCAGAGTGCCCTGGAGGCCACCGAGATCGGCTACCAGGTCGGCACTCGCAACATCGTCGATGTGCTCGACGCCCAGCGCCAGCTGTACACCTCGGTGCGCGACTACAACAACAGCCGCTACGACTACATCCTCGACAACCTGCGCCTGAAACAGGCCGCTGGTACCCTCAGCCCGCAGGACCTGCAGGACCTGGGGCGCTACCTGAAAGCCGACTACAACCCGGACAAGGACTTCCTGCCGCCGGACCTGGCCGCGGCGGCGGCCAAGAACTTCGAACGCAGGCCTTGA